A portion of the Candidatus Pristimantibacillus lignocellulolyticus genome contains these proteins:
- a CDS encoding LLM class flavin-dependent oxidoreductase yields the protein MSNKQKVELGWFIPTTGDGEFIGIAPERPASPQYLTDVAKAAEAAGYEFALIPAGGDCWDGFIVGSWIAAQTTKLKSLVALRPGLITPVLAARTAATLDQMSEGRVMMNVVTGHYPQDLKACGDPLYDQHDQRYERTLEFLEVVKGVWGHGGHDSGGFNYEGKHYFVEGGTCQPAAYQQPHPPIYFGGSSVAGKKTAAKTADVYLMWAEPVAWIKEQIAEMEGYLQVQREQEGIDRTLRYGMRAQLVVRETEEEAWDAAWRILSKADPEQVQSKEKLHAKTDAVGQNRQMELFRQSEENKFVIAPNMWSGLSAIRGGGAVAFVGTPQQVTERILEFVDIGVTSFILSGYPHLEEAEITGEILMPVLRAELAKRGL from the coding sequence ATGTCTAACAAACAAAAAGTCGAGCTAGGCTGGTTTATTCCTACGACAGGTGATGGTGAATTTATCGGTATTGCACCAGAGAGACCTGCTTCGCCGCAATATTTGACAGATGTTGCGAAAGCAGCCGAGGCTGCTGGCTATGAATTTGCATTAATTCCTGCGGGTGGAGATTGTTGGGATGGCTTTATCGTAGGTTCTTGGATTGCTGCGCAAACAACGAAATTGAAATCATTAGTCGCTTTACGTCCAGGATTAATTACTCCTGTACTAGCTGCGAGGACAGCTGCTACTCTTGATCAGATGTCTGAGGGACGAGTGATGATGAATGTAGTCACAGGGCATTATCCACAAGATCTGAAAGCATGTGGTGACCCTCTATATGATCAGCATGATCAAAGATATGAACGTACACTAGAGTTTCTTGAAGTTGTAAAAGGTGTCTGGGGACATGGCGGACATGACTCAGGCGGATTTAATTATGAAGGGAAGCATTACTTTGTAGAAGGAGGTACTTGCCAGCCAGCGGCTTATCAACAACCTCATCCTCCAATATACTTTGGAGGAAGTTCTGTTGCGGGGAAGAAAACAGCTGCGAAAACAGCTGATGTCTATCTGATGTGGGCGGAACCAGTGGCATGGATTAAGGAACAAATTGCTGAGATGGAAGGCTACTTGCAAGTACAACGAGAGCAAGAAGGAATTGATCGGACTCTACGTTATGGTATGCGCGCTCAGTTGGTTGTTCGTGAAACGGAAGAGGAAGCATGGGATGCAGCATGGAGGATTTTAAGTAAAGCTGATCCAGAGCAAGTACAATCAAAGGAAAAACTACATGCGAAGACGGATGCTGTAGGTCAAAATCGTCAAATGGAATTGTTCCGTCAATCAGAAGAAAATAAATTTGTCATTGCACCAAATATGTGGTCGGGACTTTCTGCAATTCGTGGTGGAGGGGCAGTTGCTTTTGTAGGAACTCCTCAGCAAGTAACAGAACGGATTCTTGAGTTTGTTGATATTGGTGTAACATCATTTATTTTATCTGGTTATCCGCATTTGGAAGAAGCGGAGATTACGGGGGAGATACTTATGCCGGTACTGAGAGCGGAACTAGCTAAGCGCGGCTTATAG
- a CDS encoding AraC family transcriptional regulator, translated as MFDTMKEEYQEWLNINYFTPSTMEKSSSIWPIRLGANLAKPHYHIGPRITPYYYLLCIIDGEGHFFQNGQQFHLQKNDIFCLFPQVTHEYYTDPLKPLTKVFLAFDGKYALSMLERIGLSPQHPHRTNRMTNSTQLAFQKMYEQQHSDLARMSLMYTIFNELVYSDQPSRRNNSGSSWLEKGREYLDIHYADMISIESVAHHVGIERTHFTKKFQKEYGQSPMNYLQTLRMKEAELLLTQTDYTMSEIANSVGFNDLPTFSKAFKKRMGQSPAQFRQQFKR; from the coding sequence ATGTTTGATACAATGAAGGAAGAATATCAAGAATGGCTTAATATTAATTACTTCACACCATCAACAATGGAGAAAAGCAGTTCAATATGGCCTATTCGATTGGGCGCTAACCTTGCCAAACCACATTATCATATTGGCCCGCGAATTACCCCTTACTATTATTTGCTTTGCATCATAGATGGTGAAGGACATTTTTTTCAGAATGGTCAACAGTTTCATTTACAAAAAAATGATATCTTTTGTCTCTTCCCGCAAGTCACACATGAGTATTACACAGATCCGTTAAAACCGTTAACAAAAGTATTTTTAGCTTTTGATGGGAAGTATGCTTTATCGATGCTTGAGCGAATAGGTCTAAGTCCGCAGCATCCTCATCGCACTAACCGAATGACGAATTCTACTCAATTAGCATTTCAGAAAATGTATGAACAACAACATAGTGATCTTGCAAGAATGAGTCTCATGTACACCATTTTCAATGAGTTAGTTTACTCAGACCAACCTTCCAGGAGAAACAATAGCGGATCTTCATGGCTTGAAAAAGGTAGAGAATATCTTGATATTCATTATGCCGATATGATTTCTATTGAAAGTGTTGCCCATCATGTTGGAATTGAGCGGACACATTTCACGAAAAAATTCCAGAAGGAATATGGTCAATCTCCAATGAATTATTTACAAACCTTACGGATGAAAGAAGCTGAGCTACTTCTTACACAAACAGACTATACAATGAGCGAGATCGCCAATTCGGTAGGATTCAATGATCTGCCAACCTTCTCCAAAGCATTCAAAAAGCGAATGGGACAATCTCCCGCTCAATTCAGGCAACAATTCAAACGATAG
- a CDS encoding CGNR zinc finger domain-containing protein has protein sequence MGISTKFPLQMGHPSLDLVNTEVIRRNKRIDLFTTIDDVYEWLSQLAQWDHIAPIINALDEQVLFDGLCNIRATLRLQYEQSAEGQLVSDQFIGLMEAYIAKAPFTYVWRGQLVALPIGEPIAMLYSYIAFDALTLFAEGKLQQLTHCSNPDCILLYIDDSGRRKWCSMQICGNRQKVAKHQKNKPTKK, from the coding sequence ATGGGTATATCTACGAAATTTCCTTTGCAAATGGGTCACCCTTCCCTTGACCTTGTAAATACAGAAGTAATACGACGTAATAAGAGAATTGATCTGTTCACAACTATCGATGATGTTTACGAATGGTTATCACAGCTGGCGCAATGGGATCACATTGCCCCCATAATAAATGCTCTCGATGAACAAGTTTTGTTTGATGGATTGTGTAACATTAGGGCAACGTTACGGCTGCAATACGAACAAAGCGCAGAAGGACAACTAGTATCGGATCAATTTATTGGATTAATGGAAGCTTATATCGCTAAAGCACCCTTTACTTATGTGTGGAGAGGACAACTCGTTGCTTTACCGATTGGGGAGCCAATTGCAATGTTATATTCCTATATCGCATTTGATGCCCTTACTCTATTTGCCGAAGGTAAGCTACAACAATTAACTCACTGTTCAAATCCTGATTGTATTCTCCTCTATATCGATGATAGTGGCAGAAGAAAATGGTGTTCGATGCAAATATGCGGAAATCGTCAAAAAGTAGCCAAACATCAAAAAAATAAGCCTACTAAGAAGTGA
- a CDS encoding HPP family protein, whose translation MKEIYEEAQSQAPTPAFINYLSKMKGQGQSPLKVNTKDILTSLIGGFITIISLLLLTSITSSTWLMASFGATCVLAYSAWNAPLSQPRNIIGGHFITSLIGMCMLHWFGNSPWIIGLAVGLAIATMMLTKTTHPPAGANPIIIITGNYGWDFLWSPVLIGALIIVLIALIINNLRHNRAYPTFWY comes from the coding sequence ATGAAAGAAATTTATGAAGAGGCTCAATCACAAGCGCCTACACCTGCCTTTATTAACTATTTAAGTAAAATGAAAGGCCAAGGACAGAGCCCTTTGAAAGTAAATACGAAAGATATTCTTACCTCGTTAATCGGTGGATTTATTACAATTATCTCCTTATTATTGTTAACTTCAATAACGAGTTCTACTTGGCTTATGGCTTCATTTGGCGCTACATGTGTCCTTGCATATTCAGCTTGGAATGCCCCTCTTTCTCAACCACGTAACATCATCGGTGGACACTTTATCACATCATTAATCGGTATGTGTATGCTTCATTGGTTCGGTAATTCTCCATGGATCATCGGTTTAGCTGTCGGGTTAGCTATAGCTACTATGATGCTTACCAAGACTACACATCCGCCTGCAGGAGCCAATCCGATTATCATTATTACTGGAAATTATGGCTGGGATTTTCTATGGTCACCTGTTCTAATCGGAGCACTTATTATCGTGTTAATCGCACTGATCATTAACAACCTTCGGCATAATCGAGCTTATCCCACATTTTGGTACTAG
- a CDS encoding alpha-glycosidase, with protein MNLEAIYHRSQLNWAYAYDHETLHIRIRAKKDDLTEVNLHSGDKYGWEQTKIITPMKKFATDQLFDYWEAAIHPKFKRAVYYFELNDDLEKIYLLEKGFVDQQPDRIYEGLFDFPYLNRIDINSPPEWVKESIFYQIFPERFANGDPSNDPEDVQPWGGTPTPTNFFGGDLQGVINHLDYLSELGINAIYFNPLFEATTNHKYDTEDYFNVDPHFGTNETLKQLVDACHDRGIRVLLDAVFNHCGKTFPPFIDLLENGEASIYKDWFYVREWPLTVVDGVPTYETFAFEPIMPKLNTENESVKEYLLGVAKYWIDEIGIDGWRLDVANEVDHQFWREFRTVVKTANPEAYILGEIMHDSMPWLQGDQFDAVMNYPFTNALLNFFAKATIDADGFAHAIQTQLVSYPQQITEASFNLMGSHDTTRLLTLCEGNKERLKLAYLFELTFYGAPCIYYGDEIGMDGEHDPLNRKCMEWDPEQQDQHLFAFFQSSIKLRKQYPALRTGDLRFVPQVNKQLLVYERFDANDHFIIVMNNAEAATTCQLDTTYGQWIDVNSSESITTIANELHLELPAFGYRIMKSVK; from the coding sequence ATGAATTTAGAAGCTATTTATCACAGAAGTCAACTCAACTGGGCTTACGCATATGATCATGAAACATTGCATATCCGGATCCGTGCTAAGAAGGATGATCTTACTGAGGTCAACCTTCATTCTGGGGACAAATATGGCTGGGAACAGACAAAAATTATTACACCTATGAAGAAGTTCGCTACTGATCAACTATTCGATTACTGGGAAGCAGCTATACATCCTAAATTCAAAAGAGCTGTTTATTATTTCGAATTGAATGATGATTTAGAGAAAATATACCTTTTGGAAAAAGGTTTTGTAGATCAACAACCTGATCGCATCTATGAAGGATTATTCGACTTCCCTTACTTGAACCGTATTGATATTAATTCTCCACCAGAATGGGTGAAAGAATCTATTTTCTATCAGATATTCCCTGAACGCTTTGCTAACGGTGATCCCTCAAATGATCCTGAAGATGTGCAACCATGGGGAGGAACACCTACTCCAACAAACTTCTTCGGTGGTGATCTACAAGGCGTTATTAACCATCTTGATTATTTGTCCGAACTTGGTATTAATGCGATTTATTTCAACCCTTTATTCGAAGCAACGACGAATCATAAATACGATACTGAAGATTACTTCAACGTCGATCCTCACTTCGGTACTAATGAAACATTAAAACAACTCGTTGATGCTTGCCATGATAGAGGTATTCGAGTACTACTAGATGCGGTATTCAATCATTGCGGAAAAACGTTCCCACCATTTATTGACTTATTAGAGAACGGCGAAGCATCTATTTATAAAGATTGGTTCTACGTCCGTGAGTGGCCACTTACTGTAGTTGACGGTGTTCCCACTTACGAAACTTTTGCATTTGAACCAATAATGCCGAAATTAAACACAGAAAACGAGTCAGTGAAAGAGTACTTACTAGGTGTCGCGAAATATTGGATTGATGAGATTGGGATTGATGGATGGCGACTTGATGTAGCAAATGAAGTAGATCATCAATTTTGGCGTGAATTCCGTACAGTTGTAAAAACGGCTAATCCTGAAGCGTATATACTTGGTGAAATTATGCATGATTCTATGCCTTGGTTACAAGGAGATCAATTCGACGCAGTAATGAATTATCCATTTACCAACGCATTACTCAATTTCTTTGCTAAAGCAACAATTGATGCCGATGGTTTTGCTCATGCGATACAAACACAATTAGTTAGTTACCCGCAGCAAATAACGGAAGCATCCTTTAATTTAATGGGAAGTCATGATACTACAAGATTGCTCACATTGTGCGAAGGTAACAAAGAACGTCTGAAGCTAGCTTATCTATTCGAGCTAACATTCTACGGTGCACCTTGTATTTATTATGGTGATGAAATAGGTATGGATGGCGAACATGATCCACTTAATCGTAAATGTATGGAGTGGGACCCAGAACAACAAGATCAACATTTGTTCGCATTCTTCCAAAGTTCGATTAAACTACGCAAGCAATATCCAGCTCTTCGTACAGGTGATCTACGATTTGTACCACAAGTGAACAAGCAACTACTTGTGTATGAACGTTTTGATGCAAATGATCACTTTATCATCGTTATGAATAATGCTGAAGCAGCAACTACTTGCCAGTTGGATACAACATACGGGCAATGGATTGATGTGAATTCTAGCGAATCAATCACTACAATTGCGAATGAACTTCATCTAGAGCTTCCTGCTTTTGGTTATCGGATTATGAAATCTGTTAAGTAA
- a CDS encoding LacI family transcriptional regulator: MKKATLKDIARLAQVSIATVSYVLNKVSTQTIPYETRCKVLEAAKELHYVPNLVARSLVMQKSGLIGILINRSTPEGYWRKLRYSALIDYLERQLTEQGYHVVLSSLDATSPKLDIISERKLDGVFLVDVKSDIFHHISTLFSTGVPLIVIDSLIEDPLFFKVVDNYQQIFSEILNTSNQTNYYLVIDNFNNVEQLASIKQYSNLCEEDIHIMTNETELQRFLLKQEGKQGIIINEYISILVAKYKKASTLTVICNAGCPEIVPAQAHYISLGDQKLETALNLMVQLLADPISGNVG; the protein is encoded by the coding sequence ATGAAAAAAGCTACTTTGAAAGATATTGCACGCTTAGCACAAGTCTCCATTGCTACTGTAAGTTATGTCCTTAACAAGGTAAGCACGCAAACAATTCCCTATGAAACTCGATGCAAGGTATTAGAAGCGGCAAAAGAACTACATTATGTCCCCAATCTGGTAGCACGTTCACTCGTTATGCAAAAGTCAGGACTTATTGGTATCCTCATTAATCGCTCTACGCCAGAAGGCTATTGGAGAAAATTACGATACTCTGCCTTAATTGACTATCTAGAACGCCAACTAACAGAACAAGGTTACCATGTTGTACTTTCAAGTCTAGACGCCACATCTCCGAAACTCGATATTATTTCCGAGCGGAAGTTAGATGGTGTGTTTCTCGTGGATGTCAAATCAGATATATTCCATCATATTTCTACGTTGTTCTCAACTGGTGTACCATTAATCGTAATTGACAGCCTAATTGAAGACCCACTCTTCTTTAAAGTAGTAGATAATTACCAGCAAATTTTTTCGGAAATACTAAATACCTCAAATCAAACTAATTATTATCTCGTTATTGATAACTTTAACAATGTTGAACAATTAGCTTCCATCAAACAATACTCCAATCTATGTGAAGAAGATATTCACATTATGACCAATGAAACAGAACTTCAACGTTTTCTTCTTAAGCAAGAAGGAAAGCAAGGCATAATTATAAACGAATATATTAGTATCCTCGTAGCCAAGTATAAAAAAGCTTCTACTTTAACCGTGATATGTAATGCAGGTTGTCCAGAAATTGTCCCTGCTCAAGCACATTATATTTCACTAGGAGACCAAAAGTTAGAAACTGCCCTGAACTTAATGGTCCAACTATTGGCAGATCCAATCTCAGGTAACGTTGGATAA
- a CDS encoding MFS transporter: MIEIAHNTHNDVNRPDTEVLIQSTESTENLSIWRNRAFLFVFASTSLSVLGSTFHSIALNLWILQTSGSARLMSAVVIIHLVINMLFGSFAGTIADRVNRRNLMLATDIIRFVIISLIALLIYLPNTSYIYIMILTGIVAFVGTFRSPAFQAALVEIVGKNQLTQAVGAISISDNIVRISGFALGGVAVALFGGAFAIAIDAVTFLLSAISLLLAGQFLFQQPQNSDKPTTSFKEDLIEGIHYVWRDPFARASIFLLPVVMLFFLSTFMLIQVMAIQVWKAESIVFGLIEACIPLGFVIGSIIIMRLDKRLKRRGWWILGSMILMGPLFIIISQVTNALVALPFILLVGFLFSFSTTIIYIMLRVAIEPDIQGRVFGLLGALTSVAPPVGLALFSTLSDYYGPSPIILISGIFMIIITAVASYRMRIFRSFN, from the coding sequence ATGATTGAGATAGCTCACAACACTCATAATGATGTAAACCGCCCTGACACTGAAGTACTCATTCAAAGTACTGAATCTACTGAAAATTTATCTATTTGGCGAAATCGTGCTTTCTTATTTGTTTTCGCTAGCACTAGTCTCTCTGTTCTTGGGAGTACTTTTCATAGTATTGCTCTAAATTTATGGATTTTGCAAACATCAGGAAGCGCTCGATTGATGTCGGCGGTTGTTATTATTCATCTTGTTATTAATATGCTCTTTGGCTCCTTTGCTGGGACAATCGCAGATAGAGTCAATCGACGCAATCTAATGCTAGCAACAGATATCATTCGATTTGTCATCATATCCCTCATTGCACTACTCATTTATTTGCCGAATACATCTTATATTTACATTATGATTTTAACTGGTATAGTCGCCTTCGTTGGTACATTCCGCTCTCCTGCTTTTCAAGCCGCACTAGTAGAGATCGTAGGTAAAAACCAACTAACGCAAGCTGTAGGGGCAATTAGTATATCTGATAATATCGTTAGAATATCAGGATTTGCACTTGGGGGCGTCGCCGTTGCCCTGTTTGGTGGTGCATTTGCAATAGCCATTGATGCCGTGACATTTCTATTATCAGCAATCTCGCTTTTACTAGCTGGACAGTTTCTCTTTCAGCAACCTCAAAACTCTGATAAACCTACAACTTCATTCAAGGAGGATCTAATTGAAGGAATTCACTATGTTTGGCGTGATCCTTTCGCTAGAGCTTCCATATTTCTACTGCCAGTAGTCATGCTTTTTTTTCTGTCTACGTTCATGCTTATTCAAGTAATGGCAATTCAAGTATGGAAGGCGGAATCGATCGTCTTCGGATTAATAGAAGCATGTATACCTCTAGGATTCGTAATTGGTTCTATTATAATTATGAGATTAGATAAACGTCTTAAGCGACGAGGCTGGTGGATCCTCGGAAGTATGATACTCATGGGACCGCTGTTTATTATTATCTCTCAAGTTACAAATGCATTAGTCGCACTTCCGTTCATATTACTTGTAGGGTTTCTCTTCTCATTCAGCACGACGATTATATATATTATGTTGAGAGTAGCCATTGAACCAGATATACAAGGTCGAGTATTCGGTTTACTTGGCGCCTTAACTAGTGTCGCTCCACCAGTCGGTCTTGCTTTATTCTCAACATTATCTGACTATTATGGTCCATCACCAATCATACTAATTAGCGGTATTTTTATGATTATCATTACTGCTGTAGCTAGCTATCGTATGCGAATCTTTCGTAGTTTTAACTAG
- a CDS encoding alpha-amylase family glycosyl hydrolase — protein MNIKYLLKGQRVIAVLLFLLIAVLLSACTNSDKVNSTNNNIELVSPTTEVDETDEANPLVTSYEVDEQDGTVFYEIFVRAFYDSNGDGIGDLNGVTAKLDYLQDLGIGGIWLMPILQNNTYHGYDTTDYYHILPEYGTEEDLKNLIKEAHARNIKVVMDLVVNHSSSDNPWFQEALHNKDSKYRNWYQFAKVDEKVRSDSAAGSVAWHTTPDGTEKYLGIFVDNMPDLNFDEPEVREEFIKIGQYWLEVGLDGYRLDAAKHIFGDYKSTLYEQETIEKNVKWWQEFRAGMVAVNPNVYLIGEVWDSSTLVAPFFNNALDSAFNFDIAERIVGAAKDERDSDLAYSLVKAYKLFNKSSNGQFLDAPFLTNHDQTRVMSAVHGKVERAKVAASILLTLPGTPYLYYGEEIGMQGIKPDEDIREPMIWYKDKAGGVGQSTWKVAKYNTGDAHVSVEQQLADKTSILNHYKQLISWRKELPALQNGDIFEFTLTTRNFSLTQYVRATADERVLVIHNLSDAVQLAELDQSTQFGEFTEIMKTTNNEALLQGATLTIPPYSTVIMK, from the coding sequence ATGAATATTAAGTATCTATTAAAAGGACAGAGAGTAATTGCTGTCCTTCTCTTTTTATTAATAGCAGTTTTACTTTCTGCCTGTACTAACAGCGATAAAGTGAACTCTACTAACAATAATATAGAGCTAGTTAGTCCTACAACTGAGGTTGATGAAACCGATGAAGCTAATCCGCTAGTTACCTCTTATGAGGTAGATGAGCAAGATGGTACTGTATTTTATGAGATTTTTGTAAGAGCATTTTATGACAGCAATGGTGATGGTATCGGAGATTTGAACGGTGTTACAGCTAAGCTAGATTACTTACAGGATCTTGGTATCGGTGGTATATGGCTTATGCCGATTTTACAAAACAATACGTATCATGGTTATGATACAACGGATTACTACCATATATTACCTGAGTATGGTACTGAAGAGGATTTGAAAAATTTAATTAAAGAAGCTCATGCTCGAAATATTAAAGTTGTTATGGATCTCGTAGTTAACCATTCTAGTTCTGACAATCCATGGTTCCAAGAAGCACTACATAATAAGGATAGCAAGTATCGAAATTGGTATCAATTCGCTAAGGTGGATGAGAAAGTTCGTTCAGACAGTGCAGCTGGTTCAGTAGCATGGCACACTACGCCTGACGGAACTGAAAAGTACTTGGGGATTTTCGTAGATAATATGCCTGATCTTAATTTTGATGAACCTGAGGTTCGCGAGGAGTTCATTAAGATAGGTCAATATTGGCTTGAGGTTGGACTTGATGGTTATCGCCTAGATGCAGCTAAGCATATTTTCGGAGATTATAAATCCACATTATACGAGCAAGAAACAATCGAAAAAAATGTCAAGTGGTGGCAAGAGTTCCGTGCAGGTATGGTGGCAGTTAATCCTAATGTATATCTAATCGGAGAAGTTTGGGATTCTTCAACATTAGTAGCTCCATTTTTTAATAATGCACTTGATTCTGCATTCAACTTCGATATTGCAGAGCGTATTGTTGGGGCAGCAAAGGATGAGCGAGACAGTGATCTTGCGTATTCGCTCGTTAAAGCTTATAAATTGTTCAATAAATCCTCGAATGGTCAATTTCTAGATGCACCATTCTTAACGAATCATGATCAGACCCGCGTTATGTCGGCTGTTCATGGAAAAGTTGAACGTGCTAAAGTTGCAGCAAGCATATTACTAACTTTACCTGGTACACCGTATTTGTATTATGGTGAGGAGATCGGTATGCAAGGTATTAAACCTGATGAGGATATACGCGAACCGATGATCTGGTATAAGGATAAAGCAGGGGGAGTTGGACAATCAACTTGGAAAGTTGCTAAGTATAATACAGGTGATGCACATGTATCGGTAGAACAGCAATTAGCTGATAAGACATCCATTCTGAATCACTATAAGCAACTCATAAGCTGGCGTAAAGAACTGCCTGCCTTACAAAACGGTGATATATTCGAATTCACGTTAACTACTCGTAACTTCAGTTTAACGCAATATGTACGTGCTACTGCAGATGAAAGAGTTCTCGTTATTCATAACTTGAGTGATGCTGTGCAGTTAGCAGAATTGGATCAATCGACTCAGTTTGGTGAGTTTACAGAAATTATGAAAACAACAAACAATGAAGCACTTTTGCAAGGTGCGACCTTGACTATCCCTCCGTATAGCACTGTCATTATGAAGTAA
- a CDS encoding sugar ABC transporter permease, translated as MGQKQKNILRLFFSYLILIIIAICCIYPALWVVFSSFRPGSSLFSVDFIPKVWTLDHYRSLFSDSTFTYAVWYWNTLKIATITMIFSTLLSTISMYALSRFRFKGRQNLLSMILVLGMFPGFMSLIPLYILLMQFELLNTHLALIIVYSFGSVLMNGFVIKGFFDTVPRSLDESARIDGATHLQVFTNIMIPLGKPILIYVALTTFTGAWVDFIFARLVLTSRDKWTLAVGMYDLVNSYQNSNFTMFAAGAVLIAVPITLLFIFLQKFLVQGLTAGASKG; from the coding sequence ATGGGACAAAAACAAAAGAATATCCTAAGACTGTTTTTTAGCTATCTTATCCTCATTATTATTGCAATCTGTTGTATCTATCCGGCACTTTGGGTAGTCTTTTCCTCATTCCGACCTGGTAGTTCATTGTTCAGCGTAGATTTTATTCCTAAAGTGTGGACATTAGATCACTATCGATCATTGTTTAGTGATTCAACATTTACTTATGCCGTATGGTATTGGAATACACTGAAAATTGCTACAATAACGATGATCTTCTCTACATTACTTTCAACGATCAGTATGTATGCATTGTCTAGATTCCGGTTCAAAGGTCGTCAAAATCTGTTATCAATGATTCTTGTGTTAGGTATGTTTCCTGGATTCATGAGTTTAATTCCGTTATATATCCTTCTAATGCAATTTGAACTATTGAATACGCACCTGGCTTTAATTATCGTGTACTCATTTGGTTCAGTATTAATGAATGGATTCGTTATTAAAGGATTCTTCGATACCGTTCCAAGAAGTCTAGATGAATCGGCTCGTATTGACGGAGCAACACATTTGCAAGTATTTACGAACATTATGATTCCTCTAGGTAAGCCAATCTTAATTTACGTAGCTTTAACGACATTTACAGGAGCATGGGTAGACTTTATCTTTGCGCGATTAGTATTAACTTCACGCGATAAATGGACATTAGCAGTAGGTATGTATGATTTAGTAAACTCTTATCAAAATTCAAATTTCACGATGTTTGCTGCAGGTGCTGTATTAATCGCAGTTCCAATAACATTACTTTTCATATTCTTACAAAAGTTCTTGGTTCAAGGATTAACTGCGGGCGCATCAAAAGGATAA